TCCGCTTATACGGTTGATGAAtgattcctctctctctctctctctctcactctctcactcactcaccctGTCCTTTTTTCCTGTAGACATAGATGAGTGCCAGCCAGGCAGGTGCCATCAGGACGCTGTGTGTTATAACACCCAGGGATCATTTACCTGCCAGTGCAGGCCGGGTTACTATGGTGACGGCACCTACTGCTCTCCAGGTAAGTCTTGTGGAATGCCATCACTTTTTGACAAGCAAACCCAACATCCTACTTGAACAGTGCATCATTGTCAGTCGGCTTGATTTTATATTCAGTCTGGAAACACTGTGAAACAAGTTTATTTTGGGATTGTGTCGTGGGAGTCTGGACAGATTTGGTAATAGTTTTCTTTTGATTCAGATGCAGACTGATGACTAACAAAAAAACCTGATCATTTTCACTCTCAGCATTGTGTATCCCGCCCACTTGGGCAAGAGCAGTGTTTGAAAATGAGTTCCTTGCCAGAGTATATTGGTGCCAGCTGGaacctgtttttcattttcttctggaTGGCAAAAGGAATTTGTCATGTCTTATGAGGGATTTGTGTGGCTGAATTTAAAGCAGAGGACAAAAGGAGATATAAGTGAACTCATGAATACATTTGTGGCATTATTACGGGGGTGTCTGCGTTCACtctcatttgtcatttttctcttcagagaggacaaaaacacaatgtgagAGCCACAGAGACAGTCTTCTGGGTGCGACAGAGTTTGGTCCACGGGGCCCCCGACCTCCTGTTGGACAGTACATCCCTACATGTGATGAGAACGGAGCCTATGAACCCATGCAGTGCCACGGCAGCACAGGACACTGCTGGTGCGTGGACCGAAGTGGGCGGGAGATCCCTGGGACTCGCTCTGGGCCTGGCAGCAGACCAATGTGTGAGTAAATCTCATGTGTTTATCAGCAGGGGAGCACAGTGTCTACCACTGTTTATTAAAGGAACACTAGCCGCCCTGATGTGTTTgtatgccattttttcaccctATACTACTTTGACTTTGAGAAGAAACCGTTTTTCTCTCATGCCTTTGGAAGTATCCAAAAAATGAAGTCATTGGGATCcatgtttaacagcagcaaaactatctaaaaaaatacaaacccagtttaatccaagtctcatttatccaaccATATGCCCAGAACTCCCCAAACAGATGGACCATTCTAACTGGGAGCTGaacagaaagtgaaacttgacaaaaattcaaaaatccaGTCAGAAATTCAGTTCACTtgctgaacactggagctgctggtgagTGACTTTAGTAGTTTTAACGGTTAGTTTTGATTTGGGAAAGTCAAACAATGGTTCATCCACACTACCAGTGGTAGACAtgcaactcctgtgttcagcaaggtGAAAATTCTGTTTGGCTGTggttaaatgtggacccctttcatttcaatttatcatgaatttaatcagtttttggattctttgttcactagAGGCATGTGAGAAGAACTTTTTCTGAACTGTTTCGGTGTAACATaaggtgagtaattgatatacaaatggtccgTTGGGGGATTCCTTTGAAAGAGCAAATATACATGAGTGATGCACAGCCATAAACACAAGCAAAAATCAATAACTAAATTTTGCAGaggatttttataaaaaaaattctgtcgCTAAACTGATTCGTGGTTGGTTCCTCCTCAACAAGACCCCTGATTTCTTAGTGGTTGCCTCTGGTAGGTATTGACCACGGTGGAGTGCCACCACCTGTTGGACCCACACCACGACCTGATGTCCACCCCCTGCCTTCAGGAACACACCTGTTGTTTGCCCAGAGCGGCAGGATCGAGCACGTCCCTCTGGAAGGTTATGATATGAAGAAGAATGACGCTAAGgctctcctccatctccctgTAAGTTTCTTTGAATACACTTATCTTGTGGAGaaggtttttgtcatttttgttttttttgaaaattatgttgttCAACATTTTAAGAGCCATGTCCTGGTAATACCAGTGCTATTTATGTGGCTTTTGGGTTATTCCATGTAAATTCACCCAGTATTCAGAACTTTTCCCCGTTCATTTCATGGATCCTACAGTTTTTCTCCAAATACTTTTTAGTATTAAACTTTATACGTGAATTTTTGAAGTTTGATT
This genomic stretch from Plectropomus leopardus isolate mb unplaced genomic scaffold, YSFRI_Pleo_2.0 unplaced_scaffold12101, whole genome shotgun sequence harbors:
- the LOC121963685 gene encoding nidogen-1-like, translated to GQPQENPCFTGRHGCDTNAVCRPGDGAQFTCQCAAGFNGDGRTCYDIDECRENPQICGSHAICNNQPGTFRCECEEGYQFGSDGQTCVEVDRPVDACEEGTHTCDIPERAQCSYTGGSSYICSCLPGYIGDGRICQDIDECQPGRCHQDAVCYNTQGSFTCQCRPGYYGDGTYCSPERTKTQCESHRDSLLGATEFGPRGPRPPVGQYIPTCDENGAYEPMQCHGSTGHCWCVDRSGREIPGTRSGPGSRPMCIDHGGVPPPVGPTPRPDVHPLPSGTHLLFAQSGRIEHVPLEGYDMKKNDAKALLHLP